Proteins encoded by one window of Lathyrus oleraceus cultivar Zhongwan6 chromosome 1, CAAS_Psat_ZW6_1.0, whole genome shotgun sequence:
- the LOC127121527 gene encoding 7-deoxyloganetin glucosyltransferase, producing the protein MSKPHAVLTPFPLQGHISALLKIAKLLHLRGFHITFVNTEYNHKRLLKSRGSNAFDGFTDFNFETIPDGLTLTEGDGDVSQDIGSLLESIMNNFHQFFDELLTKLHESAIAGLIPPVTCFVSDCYMPFTVESAQEHALPIVLYSPCSAGYFLSSYYVSKLFQIGELPLKDKSYLTNEYLDTKADWIPGLKNFRLKDLTTLIKVTDPNDLSLKFATEVGDKCDAASAMIFNTSDELERDVMNALDSIFSSLYTIGPVASILNQTPHDHLEYLDSNLWKEDTKCLEWLELKEAGSVVYVNFGSITVMSEDKLLEFAWGLASSKKPFLWIIRPDLVIGGSVVLSSEFLNEISDRGLIASWCPQEKVLNHPSICGFLTHCGWNSTTESICAGVPMLCWPFFADQPLNTRLICHEWEIGLELDTDVKREEVEKLINELMVGEKGKKMKKKAMEMKKKADNDTKPGGCSYMNLDKVIKDVLLKND; encoded by the exons atgAGTAAGCCACATGCTGTGTTAACTCCATTTCCACTTCAAGGCCATATCAGTGCATTGTTGAAAATAGCAAAACTTCTACACCTCAGAGGCTTTCATATAACCTTTGTCAACACTGAATACAATCACAAACGCTTGCTCAAATCAAGAGGTTCTAACGCCTTTGATGGTTTCACTGACTTCAACTTTGAGACTATACCAGATGGTTTAACTCTAACGGAAGGTGATGGTGATGTTAGTCAAGACATAGGCTCTCTCCTTGAATCAATCATGAACAACTTCCACCAATTCTTTGATGAACTTCTTACAAAACTTCATGAATCTGCCATTGCTGGTCTTATCCCACCTGTTACTTGCTTTGTTTCTGATTGTTACATGCCATTTACGGTAGAATCTGCTCAAGAACATGCACTCCCAATTGTTCTCTATTCTCCATGTAGTGCAGGTTACTTCTTGTCTTCTTATTACGTTTCAAAATTGTTTCAGATTGGTGAACTGCCGCTCAAAG ATAAGAGTTATCTAACAAATGAATATTTGGACACTAAAGCTGACTGGATTCCTGGTTTGAAAAACTTTAGATTGAAGGATCTTACTACTTTAATAAAAGTAACAGATCCGAATGATTTGTCCTTAAAATTCGCCACTGAAGTGGGAGATAAATGTGATGCGGCCTCTGCGATGATTTTCAATACTTCTGATGAACTTGAAAGAGATGTTATGAATGCCCTGGATTCTATATTTTCTTCTCTATACACCATTGGGCCGGTTGCTTCTATTTTAAATCAAACTCCACATGATCATTTGGAATATTTAGATTCTAATCTTTGGAAAGAAGATACTAAATGTCTTGAATGGCTTGAATTAAAAGAAGCAGGATCTGTTGTTTATGTAAATTTCGGAAGCATCACGGTTATGTCTGAAGACAAACTGTTAGAGTTTGCATGGGGTTTGGCTAGTAGCAAGAAACCATTTTTGTGGATCATTAGGCCTGATCTTGTCATTGGTGGTTCGGTGGTTTTGTCATCTGAGTTTTTGAATGAAATTTCAGATAGAGGCCTAATTGCGAGCTGGTGTCCGCAAGAAAAAGTGTTGAACCATCCTTCAATTTGTGGATTCTTGACTCATTGCGGATGGAACTCAACCACCGAAAGCATATGTGCTGGAGTGCCAATGTTGTGTTGGCCATTTTTCGCCGATCAACCATTAAACACAAGGCTTATTTGCCATGAATGGGAGATTGGTCTCGAACTGGATACGGATGTAAAAAGAGAGGAGGTAGAGAAACTCATTAATGAATTGATGGTGGGAGAGAAAGgaaagaagatgaagaaaaaGGCTATGGAGATGAAGAAGAAAGCAGACAATGACACAAAACCCGGCGGTTGTTCATACATGAACTTGGACAAAGTGATTAAGGATGTTTTGCTTAAAAACGATTAG